ATCTCTCTGTTGCATTTTTTAGCTTTTGCTTGCGAAACATGTGGTTACATTCTCTGTTCTACTTTGGATTTTGCTACGTGTTTCATTAGATAATAGGTAACTATGTCATGCTCAATGAACTTCAATTTCAAAAACGAGTTTGTGAAATTAGGTTAATTTGTCTGTGCGTGTgcgtgtgtgttttttttttttttttttgttggcatTTTATATatgtcattaatatttttagagTTTTCTTAACACCGGTTCAATACAAAGAcaatatgtttataaagtaaTGCGACCAAATCATCCGCTGGTTCAATTAGTGActcagtggttcgaccaataaTCTAAGTGTCCTTTCGGAGTTGATGACCGAgtccattttttaaaaacttgttAGTAAATAAATTGGAATATAATTTATGACCTTGAGAATTGAATGTGTATTATTAGTTAGAAGATGGAGTTTTGCCCAATGTGCGGCAGCATGCTGATGCTTGAGCTACAAAGTCCCACAAGGTTTTATTGCAAAACTTGTCCGTATGTTTGCCGCATTGAGAGAGGGGTATGTATGTATTTTTCATTTCTAGTTCTCTAATACCAATCACCTTCACCCCATTTCATCTTTCTTTATCATGCTTTTTTATTTAGTACTACTTTTTAATCATCAGGTTAAGTTAAAGAGAAAGCAATTGCTCGTCAGGAAAGGGATTGAACCTATTGTCTCCTTTGATGACATGAAGAATGCACCCACTGCTGATGGtacttcttttcttttattttttctcaaaacaATTCTTCAACAAGTAATccactatttttcgttaatcaTCCTTCTTTAGCTCTTTGTGGACTTGTTTACTTGGataataatcaaatatcaatacTAGTTTATTGTCATTTGTCAAGTAATACTATGATTTGTCTAAACTGATTATGTACTACTTTATCGGTCGTTGGTGATGATATGATCTGTTTTTAGATAAATTCAGGACTACGACTACCCATTTATCTTATTGACTAGGGACCTTTTTTTGTGTTGAGTTGAATGTAATCTAAAGCAAAGGGATAAGTAAGAATCTAATTCAGCAGCACAAGGGGATTTAGTTTAGTATAATATAAGCTTGTTTATTTCTTCTACCACTATTGAGAACACCAGGTATATTTTGAAGGTTTCAGTGTCAAAATGTGAAGCCAAATCTAAGCCAGCAACACttacatcatatatatatgttgtctgatatagcttatttttcaccTGCCAATACATATCAACTTTGTGTGGTTTGGTTTTAAGGATAATGTGTCTCAATACAAGGATTCTTCTGATACTTACATATATGAGCTATTGAGCTTTAAGAATAAGTAGGGAAGTAGAAATTATGTTTCAGTTTAGATAATCAACTCTTAATAGGACCCTAACCTAAGTTTATTTTCCTTGCTCTGAGCTTGTCTTGATGATCATCCAGAGATTCCATTTTGCTTTtcttttacattattttttgtgGGGGGTACAGGTGGGTTGGTTTATAGATCGgtgcaatgttttaaaaatcaaaccaaacaaaatggTTCACCCGTTGAATTGTGAACCAACACTATAATATATGGTTCTGTTATTTGAGCGATCCGACCACCATTTTGTCTTGGTTTGAGCAGTTTAAAATTAGTGAATCATGAGTGGAAGTCTTGTATGTTCAATGTctggttttgtttttaaaaatggattttttcatctttttgaATAAATGTCTTCTGAGACCAGACGACATGACTAGTAACTATCCCCCTATTCTTTGTAATACTGTTTTTGTTAAGAGATATTGTGCAATTATACAATACttgtttctttgttattttctttatcattatttccatttttctttattcttttctcactccttcctcttttttttttttcctcacagTACCTTGCCCAAATTGCCGCCATGATAAATCTGCATATAAGGAAGTTCAGACTCGATCAGCTGATGAGCCGGCAACAATATTTTATGCGTGCTTGAATGAAAAGTGTAAGCATCGATGGAATGAATGATATTGAAATGGAAAGCGTCACTCTTCGTCTTCTGCTACTACAAGTGGTGGTGTGGACTAAACAAGTGTGTTTGTGTAGCAGAAAACACAGAGATGTATTTGATAGCAATCCTAATTCCTATTCCCATGGAAATTAATAACCCTTTTCGTTTTTAGTGTTACATTTTGATAATAACAGTGATGAAACCGCGTATCATGTTTTTCTCCTCCGTTTTATCATTTACTCAATCAAGGTCATCAACTATCTAAAACAGATTTTGTACTAATAGTCGATGTTATTTATAGACAAATTTATCACTTGATGAAGGAAAACAATTCTCAAAAGTATTTGGTATCAACTAATATATATGACtaacattattttcttttggaaaatacTAACTAGTGTGTTAAAGAAactcaataatcaataatatagtaaatttattttgacatttGTGTAGTTAATATTAGTAAACTATAAAAAGTGTtgtttttttatgcaaaatttaCCTTGACACTAGTTAGCATAAcccttttcttttataaaaatgatgatgatgatacaaTGGTTGGCTCAACGGTGGTAAAACGTGTTGCACCTATTAATGTTCGACGGGAGCATAGTATATTGACGGGTTCAATTTAATTCTCTAAACTAAAAAAAACCACTTAACATTATTCTTTTAGAACTTCATGGACCAAGATCCTGACTACGTCACTACGGGTTCAACTCGCACTAGTGTTATTTTTTCAcgcattttttttgacacatcgCATTTTGTATTTTCAAGGTCATTTAACTAACCCATAAGTCCTTAGTTGCGTTGACAAAGAAGAACAACCGGTTAAAAGACAGtgaatctttaaaaaaatatttttataaaagattctataataatgaaaaatatattttatataggCCAGCCTCGAGTCTAGTTAACTCGACAGCTTAACTTAACACGAATAACGAGCGAGCTTTCCTCGACTATAGCGCGAGTAGAGTCTAGCTCGACAAGAGGAACTGCTTAACTTGACAATAGCTCGACTAGGTCGCTTAGcttccaaaaatcaaaataccccctttttcttgttttaattgtttatttttatttgttacttgTACTTGATTGAGTACAAGTAGTAGTAGTGGAGTTGAAGAGGTCGCTATCTCCCAGTGAAGGCTCGCTTCGCAGACTTCACGACCAAAGAATAGATATGACAAAAAGGTGCCCATAAGTTTGCTGTCCTGTCCTGTCTGTCTCTGCCttacaaacaaaaattaataaattgtccaactatttttaattttttttttagggttagaACTAGCAACCCTAAAAATACGTTGAGTATCTACAAGACTACAACCGACTAAACCATATAACACATCATGCTATATTTAAAAtggctttaatgcacttttgatccccctattttgaaaacctaaacttttgatcccctattttaaaagccaactttttgatcccctattttgaaaaacctgaacttttgattcccctattttgaaaaacctgatgttttgatcctctattttagatttttctgaattttagtccccgaactcaatttggtcaaatttttgctgatgtgtcaacaattggtatcagatgACGATTAACCCGGCAAAATTCGAAGTGGCAAGGTTCAAAGGAACAAGCAATTTCGGATTATGGCAGAGAAGGGTTAAGGATCTGTTGGCTCAACAAAGTTTACAGAAGGTGTTGCGCGAAACGAAGCCGGCAACATGGATGATACAAATTGGGCAGAGATGAACGAAAATAGTAAAAttaacctatatatatatataataaaaaaatcagtaaattaccCAAAAAAAGTTAACGATTGAAAACAAAGTCAATGAACGATTGAGAGGAAGTGAACAAAGACGAATGATGTTAATACGAGCGTGATTATTTGTGTTTCTAATTTCTTAGGGTGTCATGATTTGGGAATCGACACGGAAATATTTTGTCAACATGGAAACTGTCACGTCATTAATAAActtgacacatcagcaaaaatcttacaaaattgagttgtgagactaaaattcagaaaaatctaaaataccGATCAAAAgttcataattttcaaaataggaagatcaaaaagttgacttttaaaataggggatcaaaagttcatgtttttcaaaataggggatcaaaaatgCATTAAAGCtatttaaaattatgaaattttgaatCCCTACAAATTATTGAGCAATATAATATTActtgaataaatttttattataagtcaaaaaaaaaatttattatatttttcttttgataatcaaataaaatattataatactaaatataatttgatttgatgtatATAGCACTAGAGCAGTATGtcatattataattaaaaataaaataaaatagaatgaattaaaaaaaaaaaagaacgatgaaattattaaaaatcagaTTGTGACCTAATTTCCCTTTCTTCTTCACTCAAGTCTCTGCTTCGCACGCCCCATAGCGATTCTTGGTAGCTACAATGGGTAAAGCTAAAAAAGGAGGCAAATTTGCTGTTGTCAAGAAGATAGTTACTTCCAAAGCAATCAAAaggtcacttttttttttctctctcgaAATTCCAATGCTTcgtttttcctctttttttcaCTCATAATTTTTTGTGTCAATTTCAGCTATAAAGAAGATGTTTTGAACCCTGAAAAGAAGAATAATCTTAAAGATAAGTTACCCAGAAACGTGTAAGTCTTCATTCCAAAacattcaaatttttattttttttaattttgatactatatttttttttagggtttaatAATCACTTTTTTGAATTTGCATTATTCAGTCCAAAACATTCTTCAGCTCTTTTCTTTCAATACAATACTGCTTTGGGACCTCCTTATCGTGTTTTGGTGGATACCAATTTCATCAATTTCTCCATCCAGAATAAAGTATGTGTCATCTCATACCTTTTCCTTTTTTGATTTATCTCTTGTTATTGTCATTTTTGTATCCCTTTTTTAATACATAAAGATTGTTTTTTTTGGTTCAATCTTATTGTATATGATGCCAATGATGTTTCTGATTGTGTTTTGATGATAAGCATATGATCCTTAGTAGTTTATTTTAGTGGTTGATTAATCTAATTAAAATTGTATGagttttataatattattttttaagtttcttTGTTGTTGGCTTACATAAAGGGCTTTGATTATGCAGTTGGATTTGGAGAAAGGAATGATGGACTGCTTATATGCAAAATGTGAGTTTGAATTGATGATTACTTGACTCAATTTATGTATTTCGTGTATAAGTTTGGCTGAACGTTGGTTTCCGTTTGAGTtttagagcttgtgttttgttAACCTTACCCATGATTGAAAAGCTGGTTTTTCAACCTGGCATGACATATTTGAATGTAGTATCCTATACGCTATTCTTATCCTTGTTCTGTTGATATTTTGGATTTTCAGGTACCCCGTGTATCACAGACTGTGTGATGGCAGAACTAGAGAAGTTGGGCACAAAATATCGTGTAGCTCTAAGGTAGATCTAATGTTAGGTGCCTTGATTTTTATTGGTTTATATTTTCATATGCCTGCTATGTATGTGTAAGAACTCAAAGTTATGTTTGCAATTATGCATGCTGGGCACTTGTCCATgttttttgtttagttttcgTCTTCAATATATGCTTTAtgaatcaaatttattttgttggaaGATATAAGAAATCAGAAAtccaaatttataaatttgtcCATTTTCTTGTTTTAGCTTCcgggtgtattaatttatctcTTTTTGTAATGATAGGATTGCAAAGGATCCTCGATTTGAGAGATTAGTCTGTACTCATAAGGGTACCTATGCTGATGACTGCCTTGTCGACAGAGTTACTCTggtatgatttatttttaagtatCTGAGTATATGGGATTAATTCGATTGTTTAAATTGATAAAAGGCTTTCAAACAATCAAACTTGACAAAGTATTATCTTTCACTGCCACCCCGCCTTTTTTCTGTCTTATGATCTTGTAGAAAGGGAAAACagttttaaattattgttttgatCGAATAATGAAGGCAAGATCCAAGAAAATAGTAACAAAAATTTGGTCTCTATTCTATGGTTCTGAGCTATTTTAATCTCTTAGCAGTATATGGGTTATCTAGATGAGTATACTAATTTCTGTTGACCTTTTGAGATGGAATTTATGTTACTAGAATATTGTGAATAGTTTGTTAATTGATTAGTTAGAAAATGTCGTGCATAAATAGGAGAATACGTGGATAGAGGAAGAGTTATTCAATTTGTAAACATTTGGTAAATAGAGCAGTAGCTCTATTGTAGAAGGGAAAGCCCTTGGAGGAGGATTAGAGTTACTTTTCCTTTCTCATATCTTCATCTACTTTTGAACATTGGAGTATTGCAACAAAGGTTTTCTAATCGTGAATTCATCACTAAGCTAACGAATACAATGTATTATTTGCTTAATTCTCGATGTTCAAGTTTTCCAAATTCTTGGTGGTTGCAAATTTGCAATGTATATCCATTTAAGTGAACACTTTCATTAAGGAATAATTTCAGATAAAAGTAATGGTAACAACAACAAACACGACTTCccatttcattattttgttcCAAATTATTTAAACAAACCTTTTTCATGGGAGCAGAGTAAATGCTTCATTGTGGCAACTTGTGATCGAGACTTGAAGAGGAGGATCCGGAAGGTAAAACAATTAATCATTTGTGTGCTTGTCATTGCTTTGATGTTGGACCTGGATGCATGACTCATGAACTTGGTTTCTGTATTGCAGATTCCTGGTGTGCCAATAATGTACATCACCAAACACAGATACTCAATCGAGCGGTTGCCTGAAGCAACAATTGGTGGAGGTAAATACTCCAAatctataatataatatttatattgtttctACGAAGATTCAGTGACACTCAAGAAAACATTCACACTCGTTAACTATGAATTTGAACTCAATTTATTAATCAAGCTAATCATATACATCTCCTATTAGTAATTTTGCATTACTATACTATTCTTATTCTATGCTTATTGTTTATTATGCTGTGAGTATTTTACTAACAAACCTATGATTCTTAATGCAGCACCTAGAATTTGATGCATTAAAGCAGGAAATGAAACTCAGACAAAATTTTGACACTCCTTTCTGGGTTTAGATGCAACTTTACCTTATGCATGTTTGATCCTTTTGCTGGCTGGATTGCAATTTAATAGTAGCTTCACTCTGATCAAGAAGCAACTCTAAGAATGGTTGATCCGTTAAATTTCCATAGTGTAACTTGGTAGATTTATGATGCTGtcaaacttttttctttttacctcaGTTTTGTCTCACAAATGTATCAATCTGAACTTTTGAGAGTGCCTAATCTATTGTGTGGTTCATGGCAGTTTCATAATTATAGATGTAAACCTATTGAAATAGtaatactttatttatgatTAGAAAAGGAAATGTTTCAGTTGAATCTGAATTGGAGAGTTCATCCTTCACATATCAGAAGACTGTATTGGAAATCAGAAAATTCAACATcaccatttttgttttttttaattgaagttACTATGgttgaaaaaaaatcaacatattagctattttattaatgttttaatttttgtatattATTAGATTTGAGTTATTCTTATATTCCTAAGGGTTTGATGTGCAGAGTAAGATAAAGTTTCTatcatttttttcaacttttgaTTGTTTCCATAATGATCATGTATTCTTGCCCAACCAAATACTGAAGGGGTATTAGGGAGACATCTTCACATGTACCCTTAAGACAATCTAATTATTCTTAACATTTATTTacttattgaaataaaaataaaaatgggatATATTCTAAATATTGTATTAACAGTCTTATATTTAAGAACAAAGAATTGTTTGTAAATGGTCTTGTAAATTATAACAAAGGTATggagagagttttttttttaagaaaaaaaaagtatcaaagTATACCTAAATTGATCTTAGAAATGGCAGCTTAAGTGGTGAGTTCTGAGTTGTGATTATGAGTTTGAACATCAAAGGTTAAAGCTTATATTCCTTCCCACACTAATAATATTGATTAACGATAGATAAAACatagatatattaattattcaataaatctaaaaagtgatactatatctcttataaaaaaattagatgtaATTATATCAAACATTCTCATATTATTAGAATGAATGATATCGTTTttctaagtaaaaaataatttgatattactAAACAAGTATATATTCGTAACATCTAATATTGGTTTTAAgaatatatgttattttttggtcaagtactTTAATGGCTAAAATTCACCtcttaagatgaataaatgagAGATTTCAAGTTCGAACATCGATCTccacatataaaatgtgatattcTTACCGACTGAGCTATGTTTACGGAGACTCTATGTTATATTGGTTGTAAAAagtaatcatattatatatgtaaaacaTATTGAGCATGTATAAATGAAGCATGAAAGTACTGATGTGCTGGGATACTATAATTGAAATAGTGAAATACATAGAATAAGGGAGTACACCAACAAGGAGCGTTTGTAGTCCAACGGTTAGGATAATTGCCTTCCAAGCAATAGACCCGGGTTCGAC
This genomic interval from Trifolium pratense cultivar HEN17-A07 linkage group LG6, ARS_RC_1.1, whole genome shotgun sequence contains the following:
- the LOC123889607 gene encoding DNA-directed RNA polymerase III subunit RPC10-like, translated to MEFCPMCGSMLMLELQSPTRFYCKTCPYVCRIERGVKLKRKQLLVRKGIEPIVSFDDMKNAPTADVPCPNCRHDKSAYKEVQTRSADEPATIFYACLNEKCKHRWNE
- the LOC123889608 gene encoding rRNA-processing protein FCF1 homolog, which translates into the protein MGKAKKGGKFAVVKKIVTSKAIKSYKEDVLNPEKKNNLKDKLPRNVPKHSSALFFQYNTALGPPYRVLVDTNFINFSIQNKLDLEKGMMDCLYAKCTPCITDCVMAELEKLGTKYRVALRIAKDPRFERLVCTHKGTYADDCLVDRVTLSKCFIVATCDRDLKRRIRKIPGVPIMYITKHRYSIERLPEATIGGAPRI